One Euphorbia lathyris chromosome 1, ddEupLath1.1, whole genome shotgun sequence DNA segment encodes these proteins:
- the LOC136211588 gene encoding stress-induced protein KIN2-like, with amino-acid sequence MNNSQDASYQAGQAKGQAQEKSGQLMDKAGNAAQSAKESCQEAGQQIKEKAQSATETVKDKVGINN; translated from the exons ATGAACAATTCTCAAGATGCTAGCTACCAGGCTGGACAAGCCAAGGGCCAAGCTcag GAGAAATCAGGGCAGCTTATGGATAAGGCTGGCAATGCAGCTCAGTCTGCCAAGGAATCATGCCAAGag GCTGGGCAGCAAATTAAGGAAAAAGCACAGAGTGCTACTGAAACTGTAAAGGACAAAGTTGGAATTAACAATTGA